The DNA segment TCGCACCTGAGGTTGTTGATTGGGCGGAAAGACATCGATGATACGATCCACCGTCTGAACGGTGGAATTTGTATGCAGGGTCGCAAACACCAGATGCCCCGTTTCTGCAGTGGTAATGGCGGCCTGAATGGTTTCTAAATCACGCATTTCACCCACCAGCACAATGTCTGGATCTTGTCGCAGGATATATTTGAGGGCGCTCTGAAAGCTTTCAGTGTGCAGGCCCACCTCGCGTTGATGCACCATGCAGGCGCCATGATTGAAGATGTATTCGATTGGGTCTTCGATGGTGATGAGATGTTCTTTTCGGGTTTTATTGATTTGATTTAAGATGGAAGCAATCGTGGTCGATTTTCCGGAACCCGTCGCTCCAGTCACCAGCACCAGGCCATTGGGTCGGTTGACCAGTTCCTTTACCTTGGGAGGAAGCCCCAGTTTTTCAATATCCGGGATCTCCAGGGGCAGCGCGCGAAATGCACCAGCAATGGATTCCTTTTCGGCATAGACGTTGGCACGAAATCGCGAAACATTTTCGATGCCAAAAGAAAAATCGATTTCCTGCATCTGATTCAGGCGCTTCTGTTGGTTTTCTGTCGCGTATTCCAGGCAAAGCCTTTTTGCCTCTTCCACCCCGACGATGGCCTCGTTTTCCAGGGGAATTAACTCCCCATGCAAACGCAGGCGCGGTGGAGACCCGGCAGAGATGTGCAAATCGGAGCCTTTTTTTTCAACCACCCGGGAGAGCAATTCTTTTAAAGTACGCATGTTAAATCCTGATAAGGTTTGTTAAAAAGTATTTTAATATCAACTATTTAAATAGTTTATCTTCGCTCGAGACCATTTACAACTGATCTTTTTTTCAGCTACAATAATAAAAGCCAGTAAAATAAAAAAACAGGCATTTTTCCAACTCTCCTCCTCTTAAGATAAGAGGAGGGTGGGAGGAGTTATGAGCAAGCGGGCCCTATTTGTCATAACGCTCCCTAACCCCCTCTTACCTTAAGAGGGGGAATGTAAGGTGTTATGAATATAGAATTGAGTCAACAACCCGTAGATCTGGTGCAGGCCATGCTCGCCCGGGGTGCAATTTCAAAAGAACAATTTGCCGCGGCGGAGTTGACCCAAAAAAATACCGGTGGGGAGCTGTCCCATATTCTTTTGCANNNNNNNNNNNNNNGCGAAAAAGATCTGCTGGCTTATTATTCCGAGCAATTCGGTTTTCCCCTCTTGAATCTTGCCCAGCAAAGTATTCATCGAACTCTGCTCAAATATGTTCCTTATCATCTGGCCAAAAAATACAATGTGATTCCCGTGAACCTGAGTGAGGGGACATTAACGGTGGTGATTCCCGATCCTGGCTTGGTTTCTCTGTTACGCGGTGAACTTCAAAGCAAAAGTCTTGTTTTAAAATTTGCCCTGGCCCCCAAACAGCAAATTGAAAAGGCGGTGATTGAACACTATCAAATCCATCTGCTCAATTCGCTGGGCAAGGAACAGGTGGAGGTGATCAACACCGAAGAGCGAAAAAACAGGACCGAAGGGGAAGAGGGAAATCAGAATGTGGAAGAGCTGGCGTCTTCGGTGGGGGCAGTGGCGGCGGTGAATTCCATTCTGGAAATGGCCTTTGTGGAGAAGGCCAGCGACATTCACATTGAGCCCCAGGAAAATTTTGTTCGTGTCCGTTTTCGAGTGGATGGTCTGCTGGAAGAAAAACATATCCTGCCGGTCAAAATGCTTTTGCCCATTGTTTCCCGCATGAAAATTATTTCGGGGATGAATATCGCTGAAAAACGGGCCCCCCAGGATGGGCGCATCAGTCTTAAAATTCGGGGGAATCTGCTCGATTGCCGGGCTTCCTGCTATCCCACGGTCTTTGGCGAAAAAGTGGTGATTCGTCTTTTGTCCAAAGGGGGCCTGAAAAAACTGGAGCAGCTGGGAATGTTTCCCGAAGATTGTGAGCGCTTCAAATCGTGGATCAAACGTCCTCATGGCCTCCTGTTTGTGACAGGTCCCACGGGTTCTGGAAAATCGACCACCCTTTATTCTGCCCTGCAGATGCTCAATTCCATCGATCGGAATATCATGTCGATTGAAGACCCCGTCGAAAATGAAATTGCCGGAGTCAATCAGGGGCAGTTGAACAACAAGGCCAACATGACCTTTGCCTCCGCCATGCGCAGTATGTTGCGGCAGGATCCCGATGTCATCATGGTCGGCGAAGTACGCGATCCTGAAACCGCCGAGATGGCCCTGCGCGCGGCACTCACCGGGCATCTGGTGCTCTCCACACTGCATACCAATACGGCCGTGGGGGCGGTGTCCCGTTTAATCAATCTGGGCATCCCCAATTATCTTTTATCGGCCGCCCTCGTGGGAGTGTTGGGGCAAAGGCTGGTTCGAAAAATTTGCATCGATTGCATCGAGGAATACGAAGACGAAGAGGGGGAAGGTCAGGCCCTGGGACTTGCCAAAGGCACCAAATTGTTTCGGGGCAAGGGCTGTTCCAATTGCCGCGAAACCGGTTTTACTTCCCGGGTGGGAATCTTTGAATTGTTTACCGTCACCGAGGAACTTCGAAAAATAATTGATAGTGGTGGCAAAGACGAACACATCGCGGAGGCCGCAAAAAATTATGGCTATACCTATATGATTGAAGATGGTCGAAAAAAAGTGACGCAGGGAATTACCACGGTGAGTGAGGTGTTGCGGGTGACGGAGGCATTTTGATCCACAAAGGAACCTATGATAGAAATGCTCTACAAGGCTTTTGATCCTCAAGGCACCCTCCTCAAGGGGCTGGTGCATGGGGAAAGTGAACAAGAAATTTTTCTCACGCTACGCAAACGTGGGTTAAATATTGTGGAACTTGCTCCGGCCGGTTTCAGTCTGGAACTGGTTCAGGATCGCCTTAAAAAACTGATGAATGGGGTGAGGGAAGAAGAACTGATTGTCTTTACCCGCCAGTTTCAAACCCTCTTCAAGGCGGGGCTGGGGATTGACGCCCTGCTTTCTACCCTGGCCAAACAGGCACAAAACGAAATCCTCAAAGAGGCCCTCGTCAGTATTCGCGACGATATCCAAAGCGGTCTTTCGCTGGCCAAGGCCTTTGCCAAGCACCCGCAAATTTTTGACAAGCTCTATATCAGTATGCTGCTGGCCGGCGAAGAGGCCGGTATTCTGGATCAGGTGTTGGAAGAACTTGGCCTGGTGCTGGAAAAGGACAACAAGCTGAAGCACGATGTGGCCTCTGCCACGCTCTACCCCAAAATCATCATCGGGGTCATGGGCATCGCCTTTTATGTGATGATGACCTTTGTCATCCCAAAGTTCTCCGATTTTTATGGAAAGTTTCAGGCCCAGCTGCCTCTGCCCACGCGTATCCTCATCGCCATCAGCGATTTTTGCTCCAGCTATTGGTATATTGTTCTGTTGATTCTCGGAACCGCTGGCTTCCTGTTTGGACGTTATGCGGCGAGCGAGAAGGGCAGGTTGCAAATCGATTATTTCAAACTTCGCATGCCGGTATTTGGTGTGCTCTTTCAAAAGATAGCCATGGCACGCTTTGGGCATCTGTTTGCCGCCTTGTATAAAAGCGGTTTGCCTTTGGTGCGCAGCTTTGAGGTGCTTTCCCAGGTGATAGGCAATGAGGCTTACGCGAAAGAGATCAATGAATTTCGTGATGGCCTGCTCGAGGGAAAAACCATCTCCGAGGTGATGCGCAATGGAAAGGCCTTTGCGCCCATCATGGTAGAAACGACGGCCATTGGGGAGCAATCGGGCAATCTGGACACCATGCTTTCGGCCATGGCGGGGCACTTCGATATGGAAATCAATCACATGACCAAAAACATGACGACGCTGATCGAACCAATTTTACTCTGTTTAATGTTTGGTATGGTGACTCTGATGGCTTTGGGAATATTCCTCCCCATGTGGAATATGTCTAAAGCGGTTACGAATCATTAGGCCCAACAAAATAAAAGGGGGGCGACATGAAGAAAAAATTTAATTTCCTCTAAAGTATTTCGGAAAGCTGCCGTTTGAGTGGGTGTGCATGTTTTCTAAATAAAAACTTTAAGGGAGGTAACGTATATGAGAGGGCAAACAAAAAAGATTCAAAAGAAACACAAAAAAGGTCAAAAAGGTTTTACCATGATCGAATTGATTTTGGTCATGACCGTCCTGGGCATCCTGGCTGTGATGGCCTTGCCCACCTTTTATGACTTAACGTCTAACGCAAAAACCAGTGCGCGTGATGGAATCATCGGCGGTGTAAAGGGCGGTATCAACATGTTCCGTTCCAATGCCTTGTCCAATGGGACGACACCCGTTGTCCCCGCAGATCTGGATACGATCGCAGCCTATCCCACGACTTGCGGTAATGGGGTAACTCCTGCAGGCTCCGCACCCTGCTTTGGAAATGTTTTGCAAGATACGGTGACCTCCAATTACTGGGTGAAATCCGCAGCGCTCACCTATACCTGGGCTCCTACCGTAGGGGCTGCAGCGGCGATGACTTGTACCTATGACACAGTGACAGGTAATTTTACTTGTATCTAAACTGGATAGAAGTAATGTGATTCCCTGAAAAAGGGGTCCGAAGATTCGGGCCCCTTTTTTTTTATCCATATGATGTGAATCATGGCCTATGTCGAAGTTTATGTTAGTCCACCTCCTGCAAATAAAAGAAAATTGGAAGTGGCTGACAAGGGTTGATTAATTTTGATTCTTATCGTTGCCAAAAATTAAAAATGAATATAGGTGGCGAAATATTCATTGGACTTCCTGAGTAAGTTGTTGCGCAGGAAGTCTGCAAAACCAATTCAGCAGTAAATAAACAAAGGAGACTCTCTTATGAGGAAGTCAGTAATGATCGAGATCGCAGCGCTTGCCTTGGCCCTGACCTTCGCGTCGGCGCCGAGTTGGGCCGCTGGAAATGCAGCTGGAAAAAAAGTCTTTTTAGACAACAAGTGCAATAAATGTCATGCAATGAAAAGTGAAGGGATCTCAGCCTTACCTAAAGAGGCCGGGGCTGACGAGGCTGAGGCAGGTGGGGCTGCGAAAAAAGATCCCCCCGATCTTTCAAAAATTGATGCTGCCTTCTTGAAAACGAAGGCTACACCGGAAGATTCCCTGAAGGCCTGGCTTAAAAAAGAGGTGGATGTAAACGGTGCAAAGCATAAGAAGCTCTTCAATGGAGCAGATGCAGATCTCGCTTCCCTGGTTTCGTTTCTGCTGGGAAAATAACTGCATAGAAATAAAAAACCCGGGACTTTCCTCCCGGGTTTTATTTTGTGGGTTGGGACCTGCTTGAGGTGATTTGCTTACTGATGTTACGCGATTTTTATTCTGGGCTCTCTCCCCCTGGAGAGGGGGAACTGGGGCTTTAAAATCGCATAACGTGAGTTAGTAATAAACAACCATTAAGCAGCAAATAAACAAAGGAGACTCTCTTATGAGAAAATCAGCAATGATCGAGATCGCAGCGTTAGCCTTGGCATTGGCCTTCGTGTCAACGCCCAGTTTTGCAGCTGGAAACGCGGCTGGAAAAAAAGTCTTTTTAGATAATAAGTGCAATAAATGTCATGCCATAAAGAGTGAAGGTATCGCAGCATTGCCCAAGGATGCTGCAGACGCGGATGCAGGCGAGAAAAAAGAACCCGCTGATCTTTCAACGATTAAGCCTGAGTTCTTGAAAACGAAAGCAACGCCTGAAGATTCTCTGAAGGCATGGCTTAAGAAAGAAGTGGATGTGAATGGTGCAAAGCACAAGAAGGTCTTCAACGGAGCAGATGCTGATCTCGCTTCCTTGGTTTCGTTTTTGTTAGGAAAATAATTGCGATAGAAATAACAAAGCCCGGGAGGGATTCCCGGGCTTTGTTTTGCAATAATTTGCGATAATCGGTTACGTAGAAATCCCGTAACCTGAATTACTTATCTTATGAAACTACTCTCTCGCTCATTTCAAATACTGATGGTTTTGGTGTTGCTGCTCGCAGGATGGGGTGGCTCGCTGAAAAAATCTTATGCAGAGGAATCCAGTCCAGAGGCTAGCCCCGCGGATACTCCCAAAGATTCGAAGGAAGAGCCTAAAAAAGAAGAACCCAAGGCCGCAAAAAAGCCTGGCGATTCTCTTTTGCATGGCTGGATCATGGAAAATTACCGCTGGCAAACCACCGGTGACAATTCCAATAATCTCACAGAAACCCTGGTTACCCTAAATATAGGTGATCCCACGATGCATCGTTATTCGGGGTCCATCGAGGCCGGGCTTTTCGCCGATTTGAATAGCAACGATCTCAACAGCCCCTATCACAATGTTTACGACTCCTTCTCCTCTCGGGCTGTGGGTCGCTTGTATTCGGCCTATCTCGACGTCAATAAGGTAAATCCCTTTGGCAATATCCGTATTGGGAGACAGCATCTTTATGAATTAGAGAATCTTAATTTTGATGGTATCTCCCTGGAGAGTAAGGCCTACTATGGTTTTGTTCTTTCAGGTTTTGCAGGGGTGCCCGTGCATCTCTATGAAAATCAGTTGGGAGAAGAGGCGGGCGATTGGACTGCAGGGGCCTCTCTTCAATGGACTCCCGTCTCTCGCCTGCGTTTTCGAAGCACCTTCGAGCATCTTCACGACAAGATTGGTGGCTACCGCATTACAGAGGGTAAAACCGGAGACAGCCTGATCGGCAATTCGGTATGGCTCAAGCTGACCTCCAACTGGGATCTCTATTCGAAACTCACTTTATTTTCAGACCAGCTTCGCAACTGGGAGTTTTCTTCTTCCACCCGTTTTCCAAAACAGGATTTGAGGCTAGATTTCAGTGTTTACCGCTTGCTGAAGGCCTACGATTTCCGGGTGCTCGAATCCGATCCCTTGTCTGTGGCCGGTACTTATGAACCTTACACGGAATTTCAGGCCCGTATTTACAAAGGATTTGGAAAGAAATTTAGCTTTGAAACCGGTGCCTCGGTTCGTAAACTGGATGACGAAGAGATTGCCGGCGCCTTTAACCACGGCTACGAGCGGGTATATGGAACTTTGTCTACCCGTGATTTTCTCATCAAGGGCTTCTCTACTTCCACCGCGGCCAATTATTATCACGGAGAAGACAGCGTCTTAAAAAATAATTATTTCGGGCTTAACTTTTCGCTGAATCAGCAGCTGCTTAAAAAGAGGCTGACTGTGGGGGCAGGGACGGCCTATTACCTTTACCGCTACAATTTGTTTACAGGCGATGTGTCGAATAATGTGAGAACTTATTTTGCCGAGGTGGAAGGTAAGATAAGAAAAGATCTCAAACTCAAGACGACTTACGAATTTGAGAAGAATGCCATCAACGGATTCCATTCGGGAAGGGTGAGGCTGGTATGGGATTTCTAAATAAAAAATCATGGGTAGGACTTTTATTGCTGCTTCCGTTTTTGCTGGCCAACAAGCAGTGCGAACGCGACATCACTTGGGGAGATGTGTCGAAAGACTTGGTTGCGCCCTGGGCGGAAGATCATAAAAATATCGACAAAGAAACGCGTTGTATCGATTGCCACGACGATATCAAGTCCGCCAATTCGCGCCCCAAAAATCACCAGGGGCCTTGGATGAAGACCCACGGCAGTTTCCTCTGGAAAAAATATGCCTTCCGCTCGCAAACCGTTTGCTCGCTGTGTCATCAGGAATCGTGGTGTGCCAAGTGTCACCAGCAAGAGCCTCCGGAAGATCACAATCAGTACTGGAAGATGAAGGGCCATGCGGTAGTCGTGGGTCTGGATAGAACTCGCTGCCTCACCTGTCATCGCAGCGATTTCTGTGAGCGCTGTCATTCGCAGACACAGCCCCAAAGCCATACAGCAGGCTGGGGAGCGCCTTCACAGCTGCATTGCCTGAATTGCCACTTTCCCGTTCAATCGGCCGGAGCGCAGACCTGCAACGCCTGTCACAGCTCAACGCCTTCGCACACCGCAGGCACTCCAACTCCGCCTCACAACCCCATTCACGTACCATCGGCCCCTTGCCGGGATTGTCATCTACCAACCCTGCATCACCCGGATAACGGAATGGCCTGTACGACTTGTCATGTGATTTGATCACAATTCCCCTCTCCCTTGACGGGAGAGGGCAGGGAGAGGGTGATAGGTTGAAAAGTACCTTGAAAGAATTTGCGAGAGATTTGAGAAAGAACAGTACAGAGAGCGAACGTATTTTGCCGTACGACTGTGAAATCGCGATAGGTCGATTTACTAACTCACCTTACGCGATATTTCACTTCGAACTCCCTCCCCCTTTGACGGGGGAGGGCCGGGGAGAGGGTGCCTGATGAAACTTTCCTTTATTTCGACGTGATTCAAATAAGGTACTTTTCAATATCTCACCCTCTCCCTGCCCTCTCCCGTCGAGGGAGAGGGTGGGGAATGAAAATCCTGTAACAGAAGTTAAAAATTTGTAATCCGCATGATACAAATCATAGACTCATCACTATTTTTAACAGACAGTAAAATCACAGAAGATCAAAAAAAATTTTAATGTACTAAATTCTTTATTTAGAAGGGGGCGGATTATGGGAAGAAAACTTCTTAGTTTTATATTCATTTCATCCATTGCGTTATGGATGAGTGCCTGCGGTGGCGGAGGGGGCACATCGCAGCAACAAGCAAGTGGAACAGGCGCCAATGCAGGTGCCGATCGGACGGTTTTGCTGGGTGCTGTCGTGAACCTTGATGGTTCAGGTAGTGTCAGTGTAAATGATGCGCAATGGACTTTTACGGGCCTGCCCGAGGGCTCCACGGCTACAATATCAAACAGCACAACTCTCACGGCAAGCTTCACGCCCGATAAAGTGGGTACCTATCTTGTTCGTCTTTCAATCAACGGCAACGCCAGTGCAGACACGACCAGCATTACGGTCAATAATGCCTTGGCCAACATCAGTGTCCCTGCTGGCTCATCTATCACCACCCGCACACGATTGGGTGTGACTGAAAAAGCAGTAGATCTGGGCGCCACAGGGGCAACCCTCTCGGCCGCTGCCTCTACAACAACGGGTACACCTACCTATTTGTGGGAACAAATCGCAGGTCCTGCAGCAACCCTCGATCCAGCAACGACTACAAGTGCGGTGCTTTCGTTTACAGCTCCGACCGTAGCTGGTTTGTTAAATAGAGCAGATGTAGTGAAGTGGCAGGTGTTACCTATTTCACGCCTGGACACCCGGATGGTCTTTCGTCTGACCATCGATGGGACGGACACTGAAACAATGGAGGTCTGGCTTCAGGATGGCGGAAAAGAAATTCATCCTTCAAGTGGTCTCAATGTGGTGGGCGTCGGAACAAAGGTTTATCTGGCGGGTGCCCAACAGAAGGCTTTTGGAACGAGTATTGTGCTTTATACTGGTTGGAGTTGGAATCTGACCGTGCCGGAGGGCTCGAATACAACATTTACTGGTGGAAGTTTGACTTCGACCAGCCAGTTCCCAAGCTTCACACCGGATGTCCCAGGGCAGTATGTAGTCACCTATTGTACGGATGCAAGTCTCTGCCCGCTGGGTACGGGTACTACGCGTACACCAGTAATTCTGACAAGTGGTTACAATGCTCCAGTGGTGATTACCCCGGGAACTCTTAGTATTACTGCCGCTGATTATGTGGGAGTAGGGGCTATTGGCGACGAAACCCCTACAGGTCTGCAGTGTGCCAACTGCCATGGTGAGAATGATGCGACCATCGGTACTCGCGGTAGAGATCGTGCCTATGGAAATATGGTTCACGAATGGCAATCCACCAAGCATTCGCATATCTTTTCGGATAACTATGCTACCTATAGTGGGCTCTTACCCTCGCCCTATCTCTGGCAGCAGCATACCACCGGTTACAATACCGATGCCAACAATGAGGGCTTTGATGACCTGGCGAGAGATTTTACGCTGCCTACCACCGCGGCCCTCTTTCCTGCCACTTATGCAGATTTTACCAGCAGCGATCCCGAAGTGGCAAAACTGGCCAATGTGCAGTGCGAAAGCTGTCATGGCCCAGGAAGTCAGCATCATGTAGGTGGTCTCTACACAGGTATCGCAAAATCTGCTTCAGAATCTGGTGTTTGTGGTCAGTGCCATATCGAAGAAGAACAGTGGAAACAATCGAAACACAATAGTGCTTCTACCTCTAGTTATGGAACCTGGCTGTATACCGACAAATGTACGAAGTGTCATACAACAGAAGGCTTCATTAAGTTTATGGAGGCTGGTGGTGTAGATCATCTGGACGATGCGGTGGGTGCTCTTGACCCCTTGGCACCTGCGACCGTCGGTGCGAACCGTGCCTATCTTTCTTGGTCACCCGCAGATCCGATCCTCTATCCCAAGGCCTTCGGTGCAGTGAACTGTATCGCCTGTCATGATCCTCACTTTGGTACCGATGTCGATGGTACAAATCCATACCAGTTGAGGATAGCCGGTGAAGTTACTCTCATGAAACCGGTGAATACGACTGCGGCCCTCAATGATTCGGACAATAGTGCAGACAAGGTGAATGCCGGAACAGGGGCGATCTGCTATGAATGTCATTTTGGAAACAGAGAGTTGAATCAAATAGATTGCATTAATTCTACGACAAACACGGCAGTCTCACCAAGTACTTGGACGCAGGGAACAGGAAGAATTGGGGTAAAGTGCGATACTTGGCAAAAAACCGTCACGAACTATCCCGGCGATGCAGTCCACGACGTCGCACAGGCCGGTGTTCTCGAGGGGAAGTTGGCTTTTACCAACCTTAAGGATACGGGAGATGACGACTTCTCGGTGGATGGCGTAAACTCCTTCCATTCTTCAGAGAACTTCACCCTGGGATTCGTAACGGGTGACAGAACCTTGCCCGCACACGACCAGCAAAACAACAAGTGCGTCACCTGCCACATGGCAGCCGGCCCTGCGTTGGGCGAAGTAGGCTATGGAAAATTGGGAAGCCATGCCTTCCATATGACGCCAACCACAGACACTCCCGTGGGAGATACCCAGAATATCAAGGCTTGTCAGGCCTGTCATGGTGATCTTACCGATTACAACAGAAACGCGGGTGTCGATTACGATGGAGATGGATCGGTTGAGGGAATCCAAGATGAGATCAAGGGTCTGATGGTGAATCTGACGAAATTGATCAAGGCCAATGCGCAATCTAAAGTTGGGGATTATCTGGATACATGGACAGGGACTACTGCATGTACGACGAATGCTGATTGTGCAACCGGTGGGACCGATGGTGCGACGTATGGAGGTGTTTGTAGCACCGCTACTAGTAAGTGTACTAAAGTGTGGGTACGGAATGGTTCGTACGTTATAGGAACGGGGGCGACTGCTACCATTAGTAATAACTCTATTACCTGGATAGGCACATCGGCCGGTATGCCCTTGGGCTGTGGCGTTGTAACGACTGCTATTACTACTGGTACACCTACTTCTGCTGTCGGCGATCCGAATTGCAGTAGCTTAAATACCTATGTGACTCAAGGTTCCGGGAGTAATAAAAAATATCCCACCTCGAAAGATGATGGTCTAGACTGTTCGACTTTAGGGAATGTTTCTGGAAGCTCGACTGCGTTACCAGATTCAGCGGCTCTTTTTACTACTCATACTGCGACCAAATCTACGTCAGGGTACAGAAATTGTACCTTCTTGGCGACAGACAATATCATCAAGCGCGCGATTTGGAATCATGATATCTTCAAGGTGGATGATAGCTATGGTATCCACAATGCCGGGTATACCATCCGTGTATTGCAGGCCACCTATGCCGCACTGGTAAGGGATCTGGATGCAGAGACCAATGGTTCAGCAAAAAATGTAAGTGGCACTACGGTTACTCATGCTAATGCGCCCACTTTCAGTTACCAGACTGACTTCCCAGCAGCAACACTGAGGTAGAAGTCTCGTCACAGTAGTTCAAAAGAA comes from the Deltaproteobacteria bacterium genome and includes:
- a CDS encoding c-type cytochrome; amino-acid sequence: MRKSAMIEIAALALALAFVSTPSFAAGNAAGKKVFLDNKCNKCHAIKSEGIAALPKDAADADAGEKKEPADLSTIKPEFLKTKATPEDSLKAWLKKEVDVNGAKHKKVFNGADADLASLVSFLLGK
- a CDS encoding type II secretion system F family protein, whose protein sequence is MIEMLYKAFDPQGTLLKGLVHGESEQEIFLTLRKRGLNIVELAPAGFSLELVQDRLKKLMNGVREEELIVFTRQFQTLFKAGLGIDALLSTLAKQAQNEILKEALVSIRDDIQSGLSLAKAFAKHPQIFDKLYISMLLAGEEAGILDQVLEELGLVLEKDNKLKHDVASATLYPKIIIGVMGIAFYVMMTFVIPKFSDFYGKFQAQLPLPTRILIAISDFCSSYWYIVLLILGTAGFLFGRYAASEKGRLQIDYFKLRMPVFGVLFQKIAMARFGHLFAALYKSGLPLVRSFEVLSQVIGNEAYAKEINEFRDGLLEGKTISEVMRNGKAFAPIMVETTAIGEQSGNLDTMLSAMAGHFDMEINHMTKNMTTLIEPILLCLMFGMVTLMALGIFLPMWNMSKAVTNH
- a CDS encoding PilT/PilU family type 4a pilus ATPase, with the protein product MRTLKELLSRVVEKKGSDLHISAGSPPRLRLHGELIPLENEAIVGVEEAKRLCLEYATENQQKRLNQMQEIDFSFGIENVSRFRANVYAEKESIAGAFRALPLEIPDIEKLGLPPKVKELVNRPNGLVLVTGATGSGKSTTIASILNQINKTRKEHLITIEDPIEYIFNHGACMVHQREVGLHTESFQSALKYILRQDPDIVLVGEMRDLETIQAAITTAETGHLVFATLHTNSTVQTVDRIIDVFPPNQQPQVRSQLAFILEAILCQQLIPIKGGGRKLAIEMLFPNYAIRNLIREGKTHQMYAQMQSGQEKTGMRT
- a CDS encoding c-type cytochrome, whose protein sequence is MRKSVMIEIAALALALTFASAPSWAAGNAAGKKVFLDNKCNKCHAMKSEGISALPKEAGADEAEAGGAAKKDPPDLSKIDAAFLKTKATPEDSLKAWLKKEVDVNGAKHKKLFNGADADLASLVSFLLGK
- a CDS encoding type II/IV secretion system protein, producing EKDLLAYYSEQFGFPLLNLAQQSIHRTLLKYVPYHLAKKYNVIPVNLSEGTLTVVIPDPGLVSLLRGELQSKSLVLKFALAPKQQIEKAVIEHYQIHLLNSLGKEQVEVINTEERKNRTEGEEGNQNVEELASSVGAVAAVNSILEMAFVEKASDIHIEPQENFVRVRFRVDGLLEEKHILPVKMLLPIVSRMKIISGMNIAEKRAPQDGRISLKIRGNLLDCRASCYPTVFGEKVVIRLLSKGGLKKLEQLGMFPEDCERFKSWIKRPHGLLFVTGPTGSGKSTTLYSALQMLNSIDRNIMSIEDPVENEIAGVNQGQLNNKANMTFASAMRSMLRQDPDVIMVGEVRDPETAEMALRAALTGHLVLSTLHTNTAVGAVSRLINLGIPNYLLSAALVGVLGQRLVRKICIDCIEEYEDEEGEGQALGLAKGTKLFRGKGCSNCRETGFTSRVGIFELFTVTEELRKIIDSGGKDEHIAEAAKNYGYTYMIEDGRKKVTQGITTVSEVLRVTEAF
- a CDS encoding prepilin-type N-terminal cleavage/methylation domain-containing protein, which encodes MRGQTKKIQKKHKKGQKGFTMIELILVMTVLGILAVMALPTFYDLTSNAKTSARDGIIGGVKGGINMFRSNALSNGTTPVVPADLDTIAAYPTTCGNGVTPAGSAPCFGNVLQDTVTSNYWVKSAALTYTWAPTVGAAAAMTCTYDTVTGNFTCI